The following are encoded together in the Sphingomonas insulae genome:
- a CDS encoding efflux RND transporter periplasmic adaptor subunit yields the protein MADEQIDDFLGVKPVPAWRRYLKWVFVAIGVVLLALLLKSCFGPQAEAGFSTQAAERGNLTVTVSATGKLAPTNQVTVGSQLSGLVTKVVVDVNDRVTAGQPLALIDPEQIEDQIRQQQAQIAANRAQVNQAQATVAESRAQLSRLEEVYKLSNGRVPSGTELQAGRADYQRSVAALKVAQANVTAAQAALAQSQTQRARAIIRSPVNGVVLARQIDPGATVAASFNTPTLFVIAEDLSKMKLEVAIDEADVGEVKVGQKANFTVDAFPGRTFPAEITRVDLGSNLTVSSASSTTTTTTTATTGQVVSYAADLTVANPSLQLRPGMTATADIVTSDRQNVLLVPNAALRFKPTAAGASGGSSGGIAGSLTFRPRRDRPERTAKLARGANQTVYIKDAEGKPQPVQVTTGDSNGTMTEVLAGDLKPGQQVITGQLATGSDGAAGGGRRSGGGAGGARRQGAAGGQ from the coding sequence ATGGCCGACGAACAGATCGACGATTTCCTGGGCGTGAAGCCGGTGCCGGCATGGCGCCGCTATCTGAAATGGGTGTTCGTCGCGATCGGCGTGGTGCTGCTCGCGCTGCTGCTGAAGAGCTGTTTCGGGCCGCAGGCGGAGGCGGGTTTCTCGACGCAGGCGGCAGAACGCGGCAATCTGACGGTGACGGTGTCGGCGACCGGCAAGCTGGCGCCGACCAATCAGGTGACGGTGGGTTCGCAGCTGTCGGGGCTCGTCACCAAGGTGGTGGTCGACGTCAACGACCGCGTCACGGCGGGCCAGCCGCTGGCACTGATCGATCCCGAACAGATCGAGGACCAGATCCGCCAGCAACAGGCGCAGATCGCCGCCAATCGTGCCCAGGTGAACCAGGCGCAGGCGACCGTCGCGGAAAGCCGCGCGCAGCTGTCGCGGCTGGAAGAGGTGTACAAGCTGTCCAACGGCCGGGTGCCGTCGGGGACCGAGTTGCAGGCCGGGCGTGCCGATTACCAGCGGAGCGTCGCCGCGCTGAAGGTCGCGCAGGCGAACGTCACCGCGGCGCAGGCGGCGCTGGCGCAGAGCCAGACGCAGCGCGCGCGTGCGATCATCCGCTCGCCGGTCAACGGCGTGGTGCTGGCCCGACAGATCGATCCGGGCGCAACCGTTGCGGCCTCGTTCAACACCCCGACGCTGTTCGTGATCGCCGAGGATCTCAGCAAGATGAAGCTGGAGGTGGCGATCGACGAGGCCGACGTCGGCGAGGTGAAGGTCGGCCAGAAGGCGAACTTCACCGTCGATGCCTTTCCGGGGCGGACGTTCCCGGCGGAGATCACGCGCGTCGATCTGGGGTCGAACCTGACCGTCAGTTCGGCGAGTTCCACCACGACGACGACCACGACGGCGACGACCGGTCAGGTGGTGAGCTATGCCGCCGACCTGACGGTCGCCAATCCCTCGCTGCAATTGCGTCCGGGCATGACCGCGACCGCCGACATCGTGACGTCGGACCGACAGAACGTGTTGCTGGTGCCCAATGCGGCACTGCGCTTCAAACCGACCGCGGCGGGGGCGTCGGGCGGGTCGAGCGGGGGCATCGCCGGATCGCTGACCTTCCGCCCCCGGCGCGACCGGCCGGAGCGGACCGCCAAGCTGGCGCGCGGCGCGAACCAGACGGTCTACATCAAGGATGCCGAGGGCAAGCCGCAGCCGGTGCAGGTGACGACCGGCGACAGCAACGGCACGATGACCGAGGTGCTGGCTGGCGATCTGAAGCCGGGGCAGCAGGTGATCACCGGCCAGTTGGCGACGGGCAGCGACGGCGCGGCGGGCGGCGGGCGGCGGAGCGGTGGCGGTGCCGGCGGCGCGCGGCGGCAGGGTGCGGCCGGTGGCCAGTAA